The following are from one region of the Salvia splendens isolate huo1 chromosome 2, SspV2, whole genome shotgun sequence genome:
- the LOC121772601 gene encoding uncharacterized protein LOC121772601, giving the protein MTGSNPAYDILAKRQRKKKKSGAFGIFKAALYMLRKRTDEKKEKSSGGEWKKIMHSMRPLHVQEMPASPMVHAFGADSPASSSSGTMSQYASANNLRDLCKEDEVFDAIEGDEMIDAKAEEFIARFYKSIHHQNSIHCQDRGV; this is encoded by the coding sequence ATGACGGGATCCAATCCGGCCTACGACATCCTGGCGAAGAGGCAGCGGAAGAAGAAAAAGAGCGGCGCGTTCGGCATATTCAAGGCGGCGCTCTACATGCTGCGCAAGCGCACCGacgagaagaaggagaagagcaGCGGCGGAGAGTGGAAGAAGATCATGCACTCGATGCGGCCGCTGCACGTGCAGGAGATGCCGGCGTCGCCGATGGTGCACGCCTTCGGAGCGGATTCCCCGGCGTCGTCGTCCTCCGGCACGATGAGCCAGTACGCGTCGGCAAATAATCTCCGGGATCTGTGCAAGGAGGATGAGGTGTTCGATGCAATTGAGGGAGATGAGATGATCGACGCCAAGGCGGAGGAATTCATCGCTCGATTTTATAAATCGATTCACCACCAGAACTCAATCCATTGCCAAGATAGGGGAGTTTAA
- the LOC121760594 gene encoding methionine aminotransferase-like isoform X2 — MEKLSSVAKALAPSPIQELSFLAQRCNAINLAEGFPDFVAPAHIKNAAVSAINSDFNQYRHVQGICDYVAQKMKEMHGMSIDPLTDIVICCGQSEAFAAAIFAIIDHGDEVIVFDPSYETYDTCIRLTGGVPVYVGLDPPYWTLDPDKLEKAFTDKTKAVVLNSPHNPTGKVFTKDELEVISEVCTRRDVLAVTDEVYEHITYDSRSHVSLASLPGMQSRTVITSSLSKTYSVTGWRVGWAIAPRCIASAIRNIHIRLTDSAPAPFQEAALTALRSPPSYFETLRSDYESKRDCIFELLVKVGFKMLFKPQGSFFVFAELPETCSLSDVEFVEELIKQAGVVAVPGAGFFHGDGCCSRRYIRFAFCKSNETLSAAAAKISELAEGDGRLKIFEHVFAL; from the exons atggagaaattATCGAGTGTGGCAAAGGCTCTTGCACCATCTCCAATTCAAGAATTATCTTTCCTGGCGCAACGATGTAACGCCATCAACCTCGCCGAGGGATTTCCCGATTTCGTCGCTCCCGCCCACATCAAAAACGCCGCCGTTTCAGCTATCAATTCCGACTTCAACCAGTACAG GCACGTTCAAGGGATTTGTGATTACGTGGCTCAAAAGATGAAGGAGATGCATGGCATGAGCATTGATCCTCTCACAGATATTGTGATTTGCTGTGGGCAGTCTGAGGCCTTTGCTGCAGCTATATTTGCAA TTATTGATCACGGTGATGAGGTTATAGTCTTCGATCCATCGTATGAAACTTACGACACTTGTATTAGGCTTACTGGAGGAGTCCCT GTTTATGTTGGCCTTGATCCACCTTATTGGACATTGGATCCAGATAAACTGGAGAAGGCTTTCACCGACAAAACCAAGGCGGTAGTTTTGAACAG CCCTCACAACCCGACAGGAAAAGTTTTCACCAAGGATGAGCTAGAGGTCATTTCTGAGGTGTGCACGAGACGGGATGTCCTTGCTGTAACAGATGAA GTATATGAGCATATAACTTATGACAGTCGAAGTCACGTGTCACTTGCTTCACTTCCTGGAATGCAGTCGCGCACAGTCATCACATCTTCCTTGTCGAAGACTTACAGTGTTACTG GGTGGAGAGTGGGATGGGCGATTGCTCCTCGTTGCATTGCCTCGGCTATCAGAAACATTCATATCAGACTCACCGACTCTGCTCCAGCGCCTTTCCAGGAAGCCGCTTTAACCGCTTTGAGAAGCCCTCCTTCATATTTCGAAACATTGAGAAGT GATTATGAGTCGAAAAGAGATTGTATCTTCGAGTTGCTGGTAAAGGTGGGGTTCAAGATGTTGTTCAAGCCTCAGGGCTCGTTCTTCGTGTTTGCAGAGCTTCCTGAAACGTGTTCTCTATCTGAC GTTGAATTTGTGGAGGAGCTGATAAAGCAGGCAGGGGTTGTGGCAGTGCCAGGCGCGGGGTTTTTCCACGGCGATGGGTGTTGCAGTCGGAGATATATCAGATTTGCGTTCTGCAAAAGTAACGAGACGCTATCAGCAGCCGCAGCTAAGATCAGCGAGCTTGCAGAGGGTGACGGCCGTCTCAAGATATTCGAGCATGTATTTGCGTTGTAG
- the LOC121760594 gene encoding methionine aminotransferase-like isoform X1, producing MEKLSSVAKALAPSPIQELSFLAQRCNAINLAEGFPDFVAPAHIKNAAVSAINSDFNQYRHVQGICDYVAQKMKEMHGMSIDPLTDIVICCGQSEAFAAAIFAIIDHGDEVIVFDPSYETYDTCIRLTGGVPVYVGLDPPYWTLDPDKLEKAFTDKTKAVVLNRPLLWQHSPHNPTGKVFTKDELEVISEVCTRRDVLAVTDEVYEHITYDSRSHVSLASLPGMQSRTVITSSLSKTYSVTGWRVGWAIAPRCIASAIRNIHIRLTDSAPAPFQEAALTALRSPPSYFETLRSDYESKRDCIFELLVKVGFKMLFKPQGSFFVFAELPETCSLSDVEFVEELIKQAGVVAVPGAGFFHGDGCCSRRYIRFAFCKSNETLSAAAAKISELAEGDGRLKIFEHVFAL from the exons atggagaaattATCGAGTGTGGCAAAGGCTCTTGCACCATCTCCAATTCAAGAATTATCTTTCCTGGCGCAACGATGTAACGCCATCAACCTCGCCGAGGGATTTCCCGATTTCGTCGCTCCCGCCCACATCAAAAACGCCGCCGTTTCAGCTATCAATTCCGACTTCAACCAGTACAG GCACGTTCAAGGGATTTGTGATTACGTGGCTCAAAAGATGAAGGAGATGCATGGCATGAGCATTGATCCTCTCACAGATATTGTGATTTGCTGTGGGCAGTCTGAGGCCTTTGCTGCAGCTATATTTGCAA TTATTGATCACGGTGATGAGGTTATAGTCTTCGATCCATCGTATGAAACTTACGACACTTGTATTAGGCTTACTGGAGGAGTCCCT GTTTATGTTGGCCTTGATCCACCTTATTGGACATTGGATCCAGATAAACTGGAGAAGGCTTTCACCGACAAAACCAAGGCGGTAGTTTTGAACAG ACCTCTCCTTTGGCAGCACAGCCCTCACAACCCGACAGGAAAAGTTTTCACCAAGGATGAGCTAGAGGTCATTTCTGAGGTGTGCACGAGACGGGATGTCCTTGCTGTAACAGATGAA GTATATGAGCATATAACTTATGACAGTCGAAGTCACGTGTCACTTGCTTCACTTCCTGGAATGCAGTCGCGCACAGTCATCACATCTTCCTTGTCGAAGACTTACAGTGTTACTG GGTGGAGAGTGGGATGGGCGATTGCTCCTCGTTGCATTGCCTCGGCTATCAGAAACATTCATATCAGACTCACCGACTCTGCTCCAGCGCCTTTCCAGGAAGCCGCTTTAACCGCTTTGAGAAGCCCTCCTTCATATTTCGAAACATTGAGAAGT GATTATGAGTCGAAAAGAGATTGTATCTTCGAGTTGCTGGTAAAGGTGGGGTTCAAGATGTTGTTCAAGCCTCAGGGCTCGTTCTTCGTGTTTGCAGAGCTTCCTGAAACGTGTTCTCTATCTGAC GTTGAATTTGTGGAGGAGCTGATAAAGCAGGCAGGGGTTGTGGCAGTGCCAGGCGCGGGGTTTTTCCACGGCGATGGGTGTTGCAGTCGGAGATATATCAGATTTGCGTTCTGCAAAAGTAACGAGACGCTATCAGCAGCCGCAGCTAAGATCAGCGAGCTTGCAGAGGGTGACGGCCGTCTCAAGATATTCGAGCATGTATTTGCGTTGTAG